Proteins found in one Streptococcus mitis genomic segment:
- the ftsW gene encoding cell division peptidoglycan polymerase FtsW: MKISKRHLLNYSILVPYLLLSILGLIVVYSTTSAILIEEGKSALQLVRSQGMFWVFSLILIALIYKLKLNFLRKERLLFIVMFVELILLALARLIGTPVNGAYGWISVGPLTIQPAEYLKIIIVWYLAQRFSKQQDEIGIYDFQVLTQNQWIPRAFNDWRFVLLVMIGSLAIFPDLGNATILALVALIMYTVSGIAHRWFIAFIGVLFGVSALSLSAISMIGVDKFSKVPIFGYVAKRFSAYFNPFADLAGAGHQLANSYFAMVNGGWFGLGLGNSIEKRGYLPEAHTDFVFSIVIEEFGFVGASLILALVFFLILRIILVGIRAKNPFNSMMAIGVGGMMLVQVFVNIGGISGIIPSTGVTFPFLSQGGNSLLVLSVAIAFVLNIDASEKRAQLYEELEAHSSNNM, from the coding sequence ATGAAGATTAGTAAGAGGCACCTGTTAAACTATTCTATTCTAGTTCCTTACTTGCTTTTATCTATTTTGGGCTTGATTGTAGTCTATTCTACAACCAGTGCCATTCTTATCGAAGAAGGTAAAAGTGCCCTCCAATTGGTTCGAAGTCAGGGAATGTTTTGGGTATTTAGTTTAATATTGATTGCCTTGATTTATAAGCTGAAACTGAATTTTTTAAGAAAAGAACGACTGTTATTTATTGTTATGTTTGTTGAGCTGATTCTCTTAGCTCTGGCTCGGTTAATTGGTACGCCAGTCAATGGAGCCTATGGTTGGATTTCAGTAGGACCTTTGACTATTCAGCCAGCGGAGTATTTGAAGATTATCATCGTCTGGTACTTGGCCCAACGTTTTTCAAAACAACAGGATGAAATTGGTATTTACGATTTTCAAGTTTTAACTCAAAATCAATGGATTCCTCGAGCTTTTAATGATTGGCGTTTTGTCCTCTTGGTAATGATAGGAAGTTTGGCTATTTTCCCAGATCTGGGGAATGCGACTATCCTAGCGCTGGTTGCCTTGATTATGTATACAGTCAGTGGGATTGCTCATCGTTGGTTTATAGCATTTATTGGTGTATTGTTTGGAGTTTCAGCCTTATCCTTATCAGCTATTTCTATGATTGGGGTTGATAAGTTTTCAAAAGTTCCAATATTTGGTTACGTTGCTAAGCGTTTCAGTGCCTACTTTAATCCCTTTGCTGATTTGGCAGGAGCAGGCCACCAACTTGCAAATTCCTACTTTGCCATGGTAAATGGTGGTTGGTTTGGTCTAGGATTAGGAAATTCAATCGAAAAACGTGGTTATTTACCAGAGGCCCATACAGACTTTGTATTTTCAATTGTCATTGAAGAGTTTGGATTTGTGGGAGCCAGCTTGATTTTAGCCCTTGTCTTTTTCCTGATTTTGCGGATTATCCTAGTCGGTATTCGTGCTAAGAATCCCTTTAATTCCATGATGGCGATTGGGGTTGGGGGGATGATGTTGGTACAGGTCTTTGTCAATATCGGTGGAATTTCTGGCATTATTCCTTCGACAGGAGTAACCTTCCCCTTCTTATCACAAGGAGGGAACAGTCTCCTAGTCTTGTCTGTAGCCATCGCCTTTGTCTTAAATATTGATGCAAGTGAAAAACGTGCCCAATTATATGAGGAGTTAGAAGCTCACTCATCAAACAATATGTAG
- a CDS encoding ABC transporter ATP-binding protein produces MTAIVELKNATKVVKNGFDEEKIILNDVSLEIFEQDFITILGGNGAGKSTLFNTIAGTLSLSSGTIRILGEDVTKFSPEKRAKYLSRVFQDPKMGTAPRMTVAENLLIAKFRGEKRGLLPRRLSSYKDEFQATIEKVGNGLEKHLNTPIEFLSGGQRQALSLLMATLKRPELLLLDEHTAALDPKTSVALMELTDEFVKKDQLTALMITHHMEDALKYGNRLIVMKEGRIIQDLKQEEKEKMKISDYYQLFE; encoded by the coding sequence ATGACAGCAATTGTAGAATTAAAAAATGCAACCAAAGTCGTTAAAAATGGCTTTGATGAAGAAAAGATTATTTTAAATGATGTTTCCTTAGAAATTTTTGAACAGGACTTTATCACAATTTTAGGCGGAAATGGTGCTGGGAAATCAACCCTCTTTAACACTATTGCAGGAACCTTATCACTAAGCAGTGGAACTATCCGTATTTTAGGTGAAGATGTTACCAAGTTTTCACCAGAGAAGCGGGCTAAGTATCTGTCTCGAGTCTTCCAAGATCCCAAGATGGGGACAGCTCCCCGTATGACAGTGGCAGAGAATCTCTTGATTGCTAAGTTTCGTGGTGAAAAGCGTGGATTGTTACCACGACGCTTGTCTAGTTATAAGGATGAATTTCAGGCAACCATTGAAAAAGTAGGAAACGGTCTTGAGAAACACTTGAATACACCGATTGAGTTCTTATCAGGTGGACAAAGACAGGCTTTGAGTCTCTTGATGGCAACCTTGAAGCGACCTGAATTACTCCTGTTAGATGAGCATACTGCAGCCCTTGATCCAAAGACCAGTGTGGCCTTGATGGAATTGACGGATGAATTTGTCAAGAAAGACCAGCTGACAGCGCTTATGATTACCCACCATATGGAAGATGCTCTCAAATATGGCAATCGCTTGATTGTTATGAAGGAAGGTCGTATCATCCAAGACTTGAAACAAGAAGAAAAAGAAAAAATGAAAATCTCTGATTATTATCAGCTCTTTGAATAA
- the pepF gene encoding oligoendopeptidase F — translation MVLQRHEINEKDTWDLSTIYPTDQAWEEALKDLTEQLEKVAQYEGHLLDSADSLLEITEFSLEMERQMEKLYVYAHMKNDQDTREAKYQEYYAKAMTLYSQLDQAFSFYEPEFMEISEEQYADFLEAQPKLQVYQHYFDKLLQGKEHVLSQREEELLAGAGEIFGSASETFAILDNADIVFPYVLDDDGKEVQLSHGTYTRLMESKNREVRRGAYQALYATYEQFQHTYAKTLQTNVKVQNYRAKVRNYKSARHAALAANFVPESVYDNLVAAVRKHLPLLHRYLELRSKILGISDLKMYDVYTPLSSVEYSFTYQEALKKAEDALAVLGEDYLSRVKRAFSERWIDVYENQGKRSGAYSGGSYDTNAFMLLNWQDNLDNLFTLVHETGHSMHSSYTRETQPYVYGDYSIFLAEIASTTNENILTEKLLEEVEDDATRFAILNNFLDGFRGTVFRQTQFAEFEHAIHQADQNGEVLTSDFLNKLYADLNQEYYGLSKEDNPEIQYEWARIPHFYYNYYVYQYSTGFAAASALAEKIVHGSQEDRDRYIDYLKAGKSDYPLNVMRKAGVDMEKEDYLNDAFAVFERRLNEFEALVEKLGLA, via the coding sequence ATGGTATTACAAAGACATGAAATAAATGAAAAAGATACATGGGATCTATCAACGATCTACCCAACTGACCAGGCTTGGGAAGAAGCCTTAAAAGATTTAACAGAACAATTGGAGAAAGTAGCCCAGTATGAAGGTCATCTCTTGGATAGTGCGGATAGCCTACTCGAAATTACTGAATTTTCTCTTGAAATGGAACGCCAAATGGAGAAGCTTTACGTTTATGCTCATATGAAGAATGACCAAGACACACGTGAAGCCAAGTATCAAGAGTACTATGCTAAGGCCATGACACTCTACAGCCAGCTAGACCAAGCTTTTTCATTCTATGAACCTGAATTTATGGAAATCAGTGAAGAGCAGTATGCTGACTTTTTAGAAGCTCAGCCAAAATTGCAGGTTTATCAACACTATTTTGACAAGCTTTTGCAAGGCAAGGAACACGTTCTTTCACAACGTGAAGAAGAATTATTAGCTGGAGCTGGGGAAATCTTTGGTTCGGCAAGTGAAACCTTCGCTATCTTGGACAATGCGGATATTGTGTTCCCTTATGTCCTCGACGATGATGGTAAGGAAGTTCAGCTATCTCATGGGACTTACACACGTTTGATGGAGTCTAAAAATCGTGAGGTGCGTCGTGGTGCCTATCAAGCACTTTATGCGACTTATGAACAATTCCAACATACCTATGCCAAAACCTTGCAAACCAATGTTAAGGTGCAAAACTATCGTGCAAAAGTTCGTAACTACAAGAGTGCTCGTCATGCAGCCCTCGCAGCGAATTTTGTTCCAGAAAGTGTTTATGACAATTTGGTAGCAGCAGTTCGCAAGCATTTGCCACTCTTGCATCGTTACCTTGAACTTCGTTCAAAAATCTTGGGAATTTCAGACCTCAAGATGTACGATGTCTACACACCACTTTCATCTGTTGAATACAGTTTTACCTACCAAGAAGCCTTGAAAAAGGCAGAAGATGCCTTGGCAGTCTTGGGTGAGGATTACTTGAGCCGTGTTAAACGTGCCTTCAGTGAGCGTTGGATTGATGTTTACGAAAACCAAGGCAAGCGTTCAGGGGCCTACTCTGGTGGTTCTTACGATACAAATGCCTTTATGCTTCTCAACTGGCAGGACAATCTAGACAATCTCTTTACTCTTGTCCATGAGACTGGTCACAGTATGCACTCAAGCTATACTCGTGAAACTCAGCCTTATGTTTACGGAGATTATTCTATCTTCTTGGCTGAGATTGCCTCAACGACCAATGAAAATATTTTGACGGAGAAATTATTGGAAGAAGTGGAAGATGATGCAACGCGCTTTGCTATTCTCAATAACTTCCTAGATGGTTTCCGTGGAACAGTTTTCCGCCAAACTCAATTTGCTGAGTTTGAACACGCGATTCACCAAGCGGATCAAAATGGTGAAGTCTTGACAAGTGATTTCTTAAATAAACTCTACGCAGACTTGAACCAAGAGTATTATGGTTTGAGTAAGGAAGACAATCCTGAAATCCAATACGAGTGGGCACGCATTCCACACTTCTACTATAACTACTATGTATACCAATATTCAACAGGTTTTGCAGCAGCCTCAGCTTTGGCTGAAAAGATTGTTCATGGTAGTCAAGAAGACCGTGACCGCTATATCGACTATCTCAAGGCAGGTAAATCTGACTATCCACTTAATGTCATGAGAAAAGCTGGTGTTGATATGGAGAAGGAAGACTACCTCAATGATGCCTTTGCAGTCTTTGAACGTCGTTTGAATGAGTTTGAAGCCCTTGTTGAAAAATTGGGATTGGCATAA
- the ppc gene encoding phosphoenolpyruvate carboxylase — MSLQKLENYSNKAVVQEEVLILTELLEDITKNMLAPETFAKIMELKELSTQEDYQGLNQLVTSLTNDEMAYISRYFSILPLLINISEDVDLAYEINHQNNIDQDYLGKLSATIKMVAEKENAVEILEHLNVVPVLTAHPTQVQRKSMLDLTNHIHTLLRKYRDVKLGLINKEKWHNDLRRYIEIIMQTDMIREKKLKVTNEITNVMEYYNSSFLKAVPHLTAEYKRLAKKHGLELKHPKPITMGMWIGGDRDGNPFVTADTLKQSAMTQCEVIMNYYDEKIYQLYREFSLSTSIVNVSKQVREMARQSKDNSIYREKELYRRALFDIQSKIQATKTYLIEDKEVGSRYETANDFYKDLITIRDSLLENKGEALISGDFVELIQAVEIFGFYLASIDMRQDSSVHEACVAELLKSAGIHSRYSELSEEEKCQLLLKELEEDPRILSATHVEKSELLEKELAIFKAARKLKDKLGDDVIRQTIISHATSVSDMLELAILLKEVGLVDKERARVQIVPLFETIEDLDHSEETMREYLSLPLAKKWIASRNNYQEIMLGYSDSNKDGGYLSSCWTLYKAQQQLTAIGDEFGVKITFFHGRGGTVGRGGGPTYEAITSQPLKSIKDRIRLTEQGEVIGNKYGNKDAAYYNLEMLVSAAINRMITQWKSDTNTSNRYEAIMDQVVDRSYDIYRDLVFGNDHFYDYFFESSPIKAISSFNIGSRPAARKTITEIGGLRAIPWVFSWSQSRVMFPGWYGVGSSFKEFIDQNPENIEILRDMYQNWPFFQSLLSNVDMVLSKSNMNIAFEYAKLCEDDQVKAIYDTILDEWQLTKNVILEIEGYDELLAENPYLKASLDYRMPYFNILNYIQLELIKRQRRGELSSDQEKLIHTTINGIATGLRNSG, encoded by the coding sequence ATGTCTCTTCAAAAATTAGAAAACTATAGTAATAAAGCTGTCGTGCAAGAAGAAGTATTGATTTTAACAGAGTTGTTAGAAGATATCACTAAAAATATGCTTGCCCCAGAGACTTTTGCAAAAATCATGGAGTTGAAAGAATTATCAACTCAAGAAGATTATCAGGGCTTGAATCAACTGGTTACTAGCCTGACAAATGATGAAATGGCCTATATTTCACGCTATTTCTCTATCTTGCCTCTCTTGATTAATATTTCAGAAGATGTGGATTTGGCCTATGAAATCAACCACCAAAATAATATTGATCAAGATTATCTTGGGAAATTATCAGCAACAATCAAAATGGTTGCAGAAAAAGAAAATGCGGTTGAAATTCTAGAACACTTAAATGTTGTCCCTGTTTTGACAGCCCATCCAACACAAGTTCAACGTAAGAGTATGCTGGATTTGACCAATCATATCCATACCCTTTTGCGTAAGTATCGTGATGTGAAATTAGGCTTGATTAATAAGGAAAAATGGCATAATGATCTCCGTCGTTACATTGAGATTATCATGCAGACAGACATGATTCGTGAAAAAAAATTGAAAGTAACTAATGAAATCACGAATGTTATGGAATACTACAATAGTTCATTCCTGAAGGCAGTTCCTCATTTGACTGCTGAGTACAAGCGTCTGGCTAAAAAACACGGTTTGGAGTTGAAACATCCTAAACCAATTACCATGGGAATGTGGATTGGTGGAGACCGTGATGGGAATCCTTTTGTTACAGCAGATACCTTGAAACAATCTGCTATGACTCAGTGTGAAGTCATCATGAACTACTATGATGAAAAGATTTACCAACTTTATCGTGAGTTTTCTCTCTCAACTAGTATCGTCAATGTGAGCAAGCAAGTCAGAGAAATGGCTCGTCAATCTAAGGATAACTCGATCTACCGTGAAAAAGAGCTATACCGCCGTGCCTTGTTTGACATTCAATCAAAAATCCAAGCAACAAAAACCTATCTGATTGAGGATAAGGAAGTTGGATCTCGCTATGAAACAGCCAATGATTTTTATAAGGATTTAATTACCATTCGTGATTCCCTCTTGGAAAATAAAGGTGAAGCACTAATTTCTGGTGATTTTGTTGAGCTGATTCAGGCAGTTGAAATTTTTGGTTTCTATTTGGCATCTATTGACATGCGTCAAGATTCTAGTGTTCATGAAGCCTGTGTAGCTGAACTTTTGAAATCAGCAGGAATTCATTCGCGTTATAGCGAACTAAGTGAAGAAGAAAAATGCCAACTTCTATTGAAAGAATTGGAAGAAGATCCACGTATTCTTTCTGCCACTCACGTTGAAAAATCAGAGTTACTTGAAAAAGAATTAGCAATCTTTAAGGCTGCTCGTAAGTTGAAAGATAAGTTGGGAGATGATGTCATTCGTCAGACTATCATTTCACATGCAACCAGCGTATCAGACATGTTGGAATTGGCTATCTTGCTAAAAGAAGTAGGGTTAGTTGATAAAGAAAGAGCCCGTGTCCAAATTGTTCCTCTCTTTGAAACAATTGAGGACTTGGACCACTCAGAAGAAACCATGAGAGAATACCTTTCTCTTCCTCTTGCTAAGAAATGGATTGCTTCACGTAATAACTACCAAGAAATCATGCTTGGTTACTCTGATAGTAATAAAGATGGTGGTTATCTATCATCATGTTGGACCCTCTACAAGGCTCAACAACAATTGACTGCTATCGGAGATGAATTTGGCGTGAAGATTACCTTCTTCCATGGTCGTGGTGGAACTGTCGGTCGTGGTGGTGGACCAACCTATGAAGCCATCACCTCTCAACCGCTCAAGTCGATTAAGGATCGTATCCGCTTGACGGAGCAGGGTGAAGTAATTGGGAATAAATACGGTAATAAAGACGCAGCTTACTATAACCTTGAAATGCTGGTTTCAGCAGCCATTAACCGTATGATTACTCAGTGGAAGAGTGATACTAATACCTCAAATCGCTATGAGGCTATTATGGACCAAGTAGTGGACCGTAGTTACGATATTTACCGAGATCTAGTCTTTGGCAATGACCATTTTTATGATTATTTCTTTGAGTCAAGTCCTATTAAGGCCATTTCCAGCTTTAATATCGGTTCGCGTCCAGCTGCCCGTAAGACCATTACAGAAATCGGTGGTTTGCGTGCCATCCCTTGGGTATTCTCATGGTCACAAAGCCGTGTCATGTTTCCGGGCTGGTATGGGGTTGGTTCTAGCTTCAAAGAATTTATTGATCAAAATCCGGAAAATATTGAAATTTTGCGTGATATGTACCAAAATTGGCCATTTTTCCAATCTCTTCTTTCAAATGTGGACATGGTCTTATCTAAATCCAACATGAATATTGCTTTTGAATATGCTAAGTTATGTGAAGATGATCAAGTGAAGGCTATTTATGATACTATTTTAGACGAATGGCAATTAACGAAAAATGTTATCCTAGAGATTGAGGGCTATGACGAATTATTAGCTGAAAATCCATATCTAAAAGCAAGTTTGGATTACCGTATGCCTTACTTTAATATCCTTAACTATATCCAGTTGGAGTTGATTAAACGTCAACGCCGAGGAGAATTATCAAGCGATCAAGAAAAATTAATTCATACAACTATCAACGGAATTGCGACAGGATTGCGTAATTCGGGTTGA
- a CDS encoding ABC transporter permease — protein sequence MILSIISQGFVWAILGLGIFMTFRILNFPDMTTEGSFPLGGAVAVTLITKGVNPFLATLIAVGAGCLAGMAAGLLYTKGKIPTLLSGILVMTSCHSIMLLIMGRANLGLLGTKQIQDVLPFDSDLNQLLTGLIFVSIVIALMLFFLDTKLGQAYIATGDNPDMARSFGIHTGRMELMGLVLSNGVIALAGALIAQQEGYADVSRGIGVIVVGLASLIIGEVIFKSLSLAERLVAIVVGSIAYQFLVWAVIALGFNTSYLRLYSALILAVCLMIPTFKQTILKGAKLSK from the coding sequence ATGATACTATCTATTATTTCTCAAGGATTCGTCTGGGCTATTTTAGGTCTGGGAATCTTTATGACATTTAGGATTTTGAACTTTCCAGATATGACAACAGAAGGTTCCTTCCCTCTTGGGGGAGCTGTTGCTGTCACTTTGATAACCAAAGGCGTGAATCCATTTTTAGCGACTCTTATTGCTGTTGGAGCAGGTTGTTTGGCTGGAATGGCAGCAGGACTTCTTTATACAAAAGGAAAAATTCCAACCTTACTCTCAGGGATTTTGGTGATGACTTCCTGTCACTCTATCATGCTCTTGATTATGGGACGTGCAAATTTAGGATTGCTTGGAACCAAGCAAATTCAGGATGTTTTGCCTTTTGACTCGGATTTGAATCAACTATTGACAGGTCTCATCTTTGTCAGTATCGTTATTGCTCTCATGCTCTTTTTCTTGGATACTAAACTTGGACAGGCTTATATTGCTACAGGTGATAATCCTGATATGGCTAGAAGTTTCGGTATTCATACTGGACGCATGGAGCTTATGGGTCTGGTTTTATCAAATGGTGTGATTGCCCTTGCAGGTGCTCTCATTGCCCAGCAAGAAGGTTATGCTGATGTATCTCGAGGAATCGGGGTTATCGTTGTAGGTCTTGCAAGTTTGATTATTGGGGAAGTTATTTTCAAGAGTTTGAGCTTGGCAGAGCGTCTGGTTGCCATTGTTGTGGGTTCTATCGCCTATCAATTCTTAGTTTGGGCAGTTATCGCGCTTGGCTTTAATACAAGTTACCTTCGTTTATACAGTGCCTTGATTTTAGCAGTCTGCCTCATGATTCCAACATTTAAGCAAACAATCTTGAAAGGAGCCAAGTTAAGCAAATGA
- the trpX gene encoding tryptophan ABC transporter substrate-binding protein translates to MKNKRLIGIIAALAVLVAGSLIYSSMNKPEAKNEKKVAKVGVLQFVSHPSLDLIYKGIQDGLAEEGYKDDQIKIDFMNSEGDQSKVATMSKQLVANGNDLVVGIATPAAQGLASATKDLPVIMAAITDPIGANLVKDLKKPGGNITGVSDHNPAQQQVELIKALTPNVKTIGALYSSSEDNSKTQVEEFKNYAEKAGLTVETFAVPSTNEIASTVNVMTSKVDAIWVPIDNTIASAFSTVVSSNQSAKKPIYPSATAMVEAGGLASVVVDQHDLGVATGKMIAQVLKGAKPADTPVNVFSTGKSVINKKLAQELGITIPESVLKEAGQVIE, encoded by the coding sequence ATGAAAAATAAACGTTTAATTGGAATTATCGCTGCCTTAGCAGTCTTAGTAGCAGGAAGCTTGATTTATTCTTCAATGAATAAACCAGAAGCTAAGAATGAGAAAAAAGTTGCCAAGGTTGGTGTCCTTCAGTTTGTCAGCCATCCATCTCTTGACTTGATTTATAAAGGGATCCAAGATGGACTTGCAGAAGAAGGCTATAAAGATGATCAAATTAAAATCGACTTTATGAACTCAGAAGGTGACCAAAGTAAGGTTGCGACAATGAGTAAACAATTGGTTGCAAATGGGAATGACCTTGTAGTTGGTATTGCTACACCAGCTGCTCAAGGTTTGGCTAGTGCAACAAAAGACCTACCTGTTATCATGGCTGCGATTACTGACCCAATCGGTGCTAACTTGGTTAAAGATTTGAAAAAACCAGGTGGCAACATTACAGGGGTATCTGACCACAATCCAGCTCAACAACAAGTTGAACTCATCAAGGCTCTGACACCAAATGTAAAAACAATCGGAGCTCTTTACTCAAGTAGCGAAGATAATTCTAAAACACAGGTCGAAGAATTTAAGAATTATGCTGAAAAAGCAGGTTTGACAGTGGAAACATTTGCAGTTCCTTCAACAAATGAAATTGCTTCAACAGTTAACGTTATGACTAGCAAGGTTGATGCTATCTGGGTTCCAATCGATAACACAATTGCATCTGCATTTTCAACTGTTGTATCGAGCAACCAATCAGCTAAAAAACCAATCTACCCAAGCGCAACTGCTATGGTAGAAGCAGGCGGTTTGGCATCAGTTGTAGTTGACCAACACGACCTTGGTGTGGCAACAGGTAAAATGATTGCGCAAGTCTTGAAAGGTGCAAAACCAGCGGATACCCCAGTCAATGTCTTTTCAACTGGTAAATCAGTCATCAACAAAAAATTGGCACAAGAGCTAGGTATTACGATTCCTGAATCTGTTCTAAAAGAAGCAGGACAAGTAATCGAATAA
- a CDS encoding O-methyltransferase: protein MVESYSKNANHNMRRPVVKEEIVDLMRQRQKQVTGSLKELEDFARKENIPIIPHETVAYFRFLMETMQPKNILEIGSAIGFSALLMAEHAPKAKITTIDRNPEMIGFAKGNFAQFDSRKQITLLEGDAVDVLSTLTESYDFVFMDSAKSKYIVFLPEILKHLEVGGVVVLDDIFQGGDVAKDIMEVRRGQRTIYRGLQRLFDATLDNPGLTATLVPLGDGILMLRKNVADVQLPDSE, encoded by the coding sequence ATGGTTGAATCGTATAGTAAAAATGCCAACCATAATATGCGTCGCCCTGTTGTCAAGGAAGAAATTGTGGACTTGATGCGTCAGCGTCAAAAGCAAGTTACAGGTTCTTTGAAAGAATTGGAAGACTTTGCCCGCAAGGAAAATATTCCCATTATTCCCCATGAAACGGTTGCTTATTTCCGTTTTCTCATGGAAACCATGCAGCCTAAAAATATTCTGGAAATTGGGTCGGCTATCGGTTTTTCAGCCCTCTTGATGGCGGAACATGCTCCAAAGGCCAAGATTACAACCATTGACCGCAATCCAGAAATGATTGGATTTGCCAAGGGAAATTTCGCCCAGTTTGACAGTCGCAAGCAAATTACGCTCCTAGAAGGAGATGCGGTAGATGTCTTATCTACCTTGACAGAGTCCTATGATTTCGTCTTTATGGATTCAGCCAAGTCTAAATACATCGTCTTTCTGCCAGAAATCCTCAAACATTTGGAAGTCGGTGGTGTGGTTGTCTTGGATGATATTTTTCAAGGTGGTGATGTTGCCAAGGACATTATGGAAGTTCGTCGAGGACAGCGAACTATTTACAGAGGACTTCAAAGACTATTTGATGCAACCTTAGACAATCCAGGACTCACCGCAACACTAGTACCTCTGGGGGACGGCATTCTCATGCTTCGTAAAAATGTAGCAGATGTTCAATTGCCTGACAGCGAATGA
- the prsA gene encoding peptidylprolyl isomerase PrsA, which translates to MKKKLLAGAITLLSVATLAACSKGSEGADLISMKGDVITEHQFYEQVKSNPSAQQVLLNMTIQKVFEKQYGSEVDDKEVNDTIAEEEKQYGENYQRVLSQAGMTLETRKAQIRTSKLVELAVKKAAEAELTDDAYKKAFDEYTPDVTAQIIRLDNEDKAKEILEKAKASDADFAQLAKDNSTDEKTKANGGEITFDSASTEVPDQVKKAAFALDVNGVSDVISVTGTQAYSSQYYIVKLIKKTEKSSNIDDYKEKLKTVILTQKQNDASFVQSIIGKELQAANIKVKDQAFQNIFTQYIGGGDSSSSSSSKE; encoded by the coding sequence ATGAAGAAAAAACTATTGGCAGGTGCCATTACACTATTATCAGTAGCAACTTTAGCAGCTTGTTCGAAAGGTTCAGAAGGGGCAGACCTTATCAGCATGAAAGGGGATGTCATCACAGAACATCAATTTTATGAGCAAGTGAAAAGCAATCCTTCAGCCCAACAAGTCTTGTTGAACATGACCATCCAAAAAGTATTTGAGAAACAATACGGTTCAGAAGTAGATGACAAAGAAGTTAACGACACTATTGCCGAAGAAGAGAAACAATATGGTGAGAACTACCAACGTGTCTTGTCACAAGCAGGAATGACTCTTGAAACACGTAAAGCTCAAATTCGTACAAGTAAATTGGTTGAGTTGGCAGTTAAGAAAGCAGCAGAAGCTGAATTGACAGATGATGCTTATAAGAAGGCCTTTGACGAGTACACTCCAGACGTGACTGCTCAAATTATCCGTTTGGATAATGAAGACAAGGCCAAAGAAATTCTTGAAAAAGCCAAAGCAAGCGATGCGGACTTTGCTCAATTAGCTAAAGATAATTCAACAGATGAGAAAACTAAAGCGAATGGTGGAGAAATTACCTTTGATTCTGCTTCAACAGAAGTACCAGATCAAGTTAAGAAAGCGGCTTTTGCTTTAGATGTAAACGGTGTTTCTGATGTGATTAGTGTTACTGGAACACAAGCCTACAGCAGTCAATATTACATTGTTAAACTGATTAAGAAAACAGAGAAATCATCTAATATTGACGATTACAAAGAAAAATTAAAAACTGTTATCTTAACTCAAAAACAAAACGACGCATCATTTGTTCAAAGTATTATCGGAAAAGAATTGCAAGCAGCCAATATCAAGGTTAAGGACCAGGCCTTCCAAAATATCTTCACTCAATACATCGGTGGTGGAGATTCAAGCTCAAGCAGTTCTTCAAAAGAATAA